The following DNA comes from Rhodanobacteraceae bacterium.
GGGCGTGGACACGGTGGCCTGCATGGCGGTCAACGATGCCTTCGTCATGGACGCCTGGCGTCACAGCCAGGGCGTGCCGGAAGAAATCCTGATGCTGGCCGATGGCAATGGCGTTTTTGCCAAGGCCATGGGTCTGGAGATGGATGCGAGCAAGTTCGGCATGGGTGTGCGCGGCCAGCGTTTTGCACTGGTGGCGAAGAATGGCGTAGTGACGCACCTGCACGTTGAAGCGCCGGGCGAGTTCA
Coding sequences within:
- a CDS encoding peroxiredoxin is translated as MTIQVGDRIPSATLSYLKDGVQQISTDELFGGKTVVLFSVPGAFTPTCSARHLPGYVDQLDALKAKGVDTVACMAVNDAFVMDAWRHSQGVPEEILMLADGNGVFAKAMGLEMDASKFGMGVRGQRFALVAKNGVVTHLHVEAPGEFKVSGAEAVLAAL